A stretch of DNA from Leopardus geoffroyi isolate Oge1 chromosome B3, O.geoffroyi_Oge1_pat1.0, whole genome shotgun sequence:
ggaaaataatgaaaattctaAGAATCAGTTACATATACGGTTCGGTATATGTCAGTATTCTCATACTTTCCTTATGAGTTCAGCCTTACCAAAAAACCATCAAAATGTCCAGGATAACTCAAAGGGACAGCTGGAAGCCTGAAATAAGATAGCTCAGTGCAAAAGATCCCAAGCcattcatataattttaaatggaagCCTAAACATTTAAGTCCTACTTTtgttttcacctttaaaaatCTTCTGATAATATGGGAAAATACCTAATTGTACTCAAGTTACtaacacatgttaaaaaaaaaaggaagaatttttgtttcctgttttctgatAAGAGCATTCTTCAGAGCTATGGGGTTAAGTTCTAAGCCACGATTGACTGCTTACTAGCATGCCTGTTTTGCATACCAGTAGAATCAAGTCCAGTTTTGCCATTTGTGGATAACTATGACAAGATACAAAAGCATGTGTTTGCCATAAATAGCTCTGGCTAACAGCAAACTGCTCACACTGAGCAGATCAAATTCTCTATAAGGAGAGCAGTCTGGACCACAGCCAAATCTCACTACTAATACTTAAGATtgctacatcatttttttttcccaatttgcAAGATGtattaagaaataatagctgaaatgaAAGGTCCTAAACACGAGAAGTATTATTAACTtttgaaggacattttataaattactttcatCATGACCAAATATGCAGTTAAGAGCTTCCTGCTTCTACTACTCAGTTACTTAGAAACgtaaacatgaattaaaaaataactacccTAATTTATCCAGAAAACAAATCTGGTATTGAAGAATATTTATGTCAAAGTGCAAAAAATAACTTCTGATCTTCATATTAacatataaggaaataaataaactaatgttTATAAAAGTATCCCTCTGtaacaatattttctatttgttggcTTTaggatagaatattttttaaactcaacaaactggaaaatatcATGCATGAATGTTGtacaaaaaaattcttaaatgacCAGTGCAAAGATTAGTAATAGCTGTTTACTCTAAAAGTTGCTTCAcataacattttgcaaaatgtcCAAGGAAAACAAGGCAACGTTCTGTAATATGCCACAATTTTTATTGCGACGTGGCCATTTTTGTGAGGGTAGGGAGTTTGATCTCAAAAACAATGTTCCATTTAAGGCTCTTTTATACAGAAATTGCCATCATGactgatattcaaaatatttttagtgttgcAAAACTTACATGGTAAACATAAACTCCTACACTTATTCAGTAGTGTACActcaatggaaaacaaaaaggcattaACAGCTGTTTCTTTTAAGATATGCAGGTAACAGGAATGAATACTGAGGTACTAGGATAAGTCGATGACACCGTTAACAAAACCTAATTGGCATtccttttgggggagggagggtgagttAAACTCATTACAAAAAAAGTGCTTTCAATGCATAGTGTTATATCTGTGCTGCCATGTCACAAAAATAGGCTTGCCAAGGCAGGTGAGGTGTATGAATGCTCGAGCCTCACAAAACTGCAATCAAGTGCAACTATAAATAATACTGAATAAAGTTTACCATCTGACCAGTGGATAATACTTTCAAGGCATTCAATCAGCTTACCCTTTGCAGTATTCTAAGCTATTCACATTGACAATCACTTTCATTGTAGTGCTTGCTGCAAGGGAGGCATATAACCAGTTGTTTTGGCTAAAATATGATGGGAAGGCATTCCTTGGGTTCTACATAAAAGTAACAGTATTAAACAGTCTAATGGCAATCACTGATAGGCTGCTTACATGAATGGTATTTCCTTCATTCACTGTATTGGAAGGACCcagtgggaagagaaaaaaaacaaaaacaaaaacaaaaaacacctaacACTATTTCAATTGATTGAGCTGGAGAAATGGAAGCTCCTTAAGATCCAGATGGCACTTGACTGGCATTTTATAAGGGTTTTCCTTCAAGTGAAACTACTACGTTGCCTCCCAATTTCTCTCCAAGTGTTGAACGGTCCTTTATATCATCCAAGCCATTTACTTGCCATTCATGTTTAAtacctaaaaaggaaaaacatgataGCATTAAATCTTATAATTAAGAAAGAGTAATTCCTTTGTAcaaaatttttaacgtttgtacctgtaaatttctttttaatggcaTCTTTAGAGCTAGCATAAATCATCTTGCTTTTTAAAGGTGCACTCTCAGGAgccctacagaaaaaaaaaaaaaatcgttgaATCCCacttaaaagaataacaaaggCAAAACTGACTATGTTAATAACAATCCTtgcattttaaaagtactttttcttttgtttttacacaCCAGAATATAAATACTAGGTCTTCTTTCTTAGACTCTTTTGTTTCGTATGTGGCATCGTACAAAGCATATCGGCAATCATTCAGAGGTAGCAACTTCACAAAAGATGTGTAGGGGTCCTCTACAGTATCACCAATGTCACCCACCAAGATCTGCTTTGCTTCCTCTacaattatttgtcttttgtcatCGCTTAAACAGAAGAGAacggctttctttctttttttgatctcCTCTTGTGTAGAAGATTTTCTTACTTTCATATCATTAAAAACTTTGATGACTTCATCAT
This window harbors:
- the CFL2 gene encoding cofilin-2, producing MASGVTVNDEVIKVFNDMKVRKSSTQEEIKKRKKAVLFCLSDDKRQIIVEEAKQILVGDIGDTVEDPYTSFVKLLPLNDCRYALYDATYETKESKKEDLVFIFWAPESAPLKSKMIYASSKDAIKKKFTGIKHEWQVNGLDDIKDRSTLGEKLGGNVVVSLEGKPL